The genomic DNA TGGCACCACTGAAACGCCGTCTCCCACGGCTTTAGTCGTCACATCTCGCCTCCGTTATCTCACCCCCCAACTCTATGATCAGCAGGGTCTTGCCTTTCCTGGCTCCCGCTGtcttccccatccacccaacTTCTTCCGTTTTCCGTCATTCATCCTCTCACTGCGTAGTTGCCGCCGCGCTTCACTAACAGGCTGGGGACACCAAGTCGATGCTGTGGCACTGATCTAAGACAGGTCGGCCAGCCGCGCCGAGCAATTGTTCTGTGGTAACACACGGCCGGCCAAAGTTTACGTCCAGTGAATCCGGCGTAAACGGGAAGACATGTTCAGTCCCTGAGTGATGGGTTCAAACGGTCATAAGCTACGCCATAACTGGCAGCCGTCCTACGTCTGTCATGGTCACCCCATGTTCAAACGGCGCTCATCACCGCTGATCGGTCATAGGTTTGGGGGTAAGCTTGCATCTGAGGGTAGCAGCACTATCCTCTTCCACCTATGAGGTGGTGAGAGAGACGGGCCCCCTTCTTGTCGTGCCTTTGTGAGATTGGTTccggcgggtggtggtgtgcgaGGATCATGGTGACGATGGGTGTGAGACCTCTCTTGTCCCGACTGCTCTCTCTGAGGGTCCCTGCCCGTCCCCCGCGTGAACCCCTTCTGCTTGTCAATCTGCCCTTCGaactttcccccctcccctgtcCCCACACCACTCGTACCCCTTCCCACACAAAAAGTGCCATTGATTACCAGGCCCCACCAAACCTCGCCTTAATCAGATACACTCCAAGCACCTACAAGCCAAGCTCTCCGTTATAAAGCCTGGcgacccctcccctccgtttccttgttttttttctttccgcATCTTAGTCACAGACTAATAAACACAATCAACTCTTGGCTGCTGAAGCTTGACAAACAATAACCGCAAACTTCTTCTCTTTGTCGGCGTTTTCCTTTTGAGTAGCTCTCCTACAGTCTCTCATCTCTTGCAAAAAGTTTCAACGTGAGCGGCactatcatcaccatcgtcagCTCTCCAAAgaaatcatcaccacccacaaaGACATAACCTGCACCatgcccaccacccaaaacgcCTCTTACTCCGTCGGCCTCGCCATgtcccccccaccacccagcGACCTCGGCAGCTACGCTCGCTCCATGCACCAACATACCAAGCGCCAGATGGACTCCATCTCCCAggcctccacctcccccgagaGGCGCTCCCCAAGCCAGAACAACGACCGCTCCTCGGGCACAAACAGCATGCCCAACGGCGTATCGAACCAGAGGAGAAACCCAGGCGATTACAACTACCAGTAAATCAGTTGTGACGCATCATTGCCGTGAGGGAGAAAGAAATAAGCGTGAAAATCTCTTCATTTCTTCGTTTTCTATCGGGCtgggaagagaagaggaaaaagcgTAACAACCATTCTTCAGCATcgggttttttttcttcttctgggccGGGGAAAACATGACGCTGGTTGTTACACATGACACATATATCTACTAGGATGTGTGTGGTTTCGGAATGGATATGATATGGGGCGTACACGAGTTGGGGGGAAAAAGGTTTTCGGTTGTCTtctcccttctcttctcgAATACTTGCATATCtgggtcttttttttttttgggaagTCGTCCTTTTTTTGCTCATCACCTCTCGTTTTTGTTGCGAGCATGGCGTTTAATGGACTGGGAATATCGGTGGGGATTAAGCAATGATTTTCCCTGGAGTTGTCGGTTTGCGAATACGCTCTCGATAGATGattttctttctctgttCTGAGCATGaattgatgatggaggtgggcTGGTACATCAAAGTATCTAGTACGCATAAGCAATCAATGTGTTAATTCTCGGTCAATTCTTTGGCTGGGATAATCTCGACTCACTTTGTTCGTTTTTT from Podospora pseudoanserina strain CBS 124.78 chromosome 2, whole genome shotgun sequence includes the following:
- a CDS encoding hypothetical protein (EggNog:ENOG503PPQ7), producing MPTTQNASYSVGLAMSPPPPSDLGSYARSMHQHTKRQMDSISQASTSPERRSPSQNNDRSSGTNSMPNGVSNQRRNPGDYNYQ